The sequence TATATGCGGAGCGTTCCGTCGCCGAGTCTCTGCGCTTGAAGGCACTTTTGGTCACCGAATGCGAACGCGCTCCCATTGCCGACTAAGTCGTTCATAGCGTCATAACGATAGCCTTTGGGGTCCGAAATGTCGAATTCTATGATAGAGACTCCAGAATAAAAGGGTGCAACAGAGGTGATACGAGGGCGAACTCGGGAGTGAGCGCCATCCGCTCCAACAACAAGATCAAATCCTGATTTTAACTTGCTGTTCTTGAAATATAAGTCGTAGCGGGAGTCTTGATTTTTCTCTACAGAAACAAGCTCGTGGCCCCAGTTAATATTTTCAGTGCCAAACGAATCGAGGAATATGTTGCGCAAAGCAGTTCGATCGATCTCAGGGCGTGTATCTTCGCCTGTATCTGGTCCGATTTGATGTATAATATCCCCGTTTTTTGTGAGAAACTTCATTATCTGAGCATCATAGCGAGCGTATTTCAGGAATTGATCCCACAAGCCAGCGTCGTGCAGAGCTTGCTGGCCTGAATGAACGTCAAGGTCGAGGGTTCCTCCCTGCGACCGGTAATTGGAAGAGGGGTCGCGTTCGAATACAGATGGTATGATAGAGCCCTTGCGCAAAATACAAGCGAGCGCAAGACCACCAGGGCCGGCACCAATGATAGCAATACGAGGTGACATTGGCGGTGTTGTAACAGCTTGAGTGGTGCAGAGGACAAGATTCTTGACCAGTCAAGATACTACTGTTTTTGTAGCTGTCCCAACTAATAGAATGTGCGTCGTCATTGGTCTCAATACACTAGTGCGTATACGCGTATGCTATTGCTTGAAAGGGCCCGATCGCGAGTTGGTCGACATGAGATCGTTATTGATGGATTATGACGATGAATTATAATTAGGTTCGTCGACGTCAACGGGTCTGGTTCTTCGTCAATCCACATCATAGATCGATCGAGTACTATTGCAATTAGCTAATGTCCAGGAAGTATAAACGCTCAAATCCGGTTATTTCTTCGTATGAGGGGATTCGAAACACAATGCTGGTATTCACTAATCTATTTGATGTATTTGAATCTTGCCACTACAACACATGTACATTACAGTGTAGGAAACTCTAGCCTGGACGACTCAAAAGGTGATCCCATACTTGAGGAAATATCTACTTGGACCAGGGCCACCGGGATGGATATACTATGATGTAAATGACATTCATGTGCAATAGTTGTCGATAGAAAGCTTACAAATGTGTTTCCAATTCTTCTTGTGTGGACGGCGCCTTCATTATACTGACCTGAATTATTGATAATCATGTTTATACAGAAAGGCCAAACAGGCATTGTAGCAATTAGTCACGTTTGGCCACTGAAACGACGCAGATCCAATTACTTCACCAAGCCGTATCTCTCGTACTTTGCTTTTGCTACGTCCCACATCAATTATACAACGTGACTCACCCACGGCTTGAGGTTAACTATGAGAGACATTTATGAACCAGAAAAATGGCTGATTTACATATCTAAATCAAGCCTCTGAGACATAGCAGGTGAATTCTCTGCCTTCCCATGTAGCATCGACGAGCGCTATAGATATTACACGACCATGAAAGGTACATATATGTATATTAAGACCAGAAATATTGGATATGAATGCATTAATGAGAACAAAGTACAAGACAACAGACGAGACAGGATGTAGATGAACGATAACGCCCAACTCCTGGTAGGGTTCGTTGGGAACTCACCATGGTCAGGTGACCGCAGTGTTACCCCCTTTCGGCTCCAGGGGCATCATACCGGTGACATGGCATCTCGTTTACAACCATCATTAGACAGCTACCAGCTTCGTTTAAACTGGACATCAATGTGTGCctttgttttattttattttattttattttatttattaATTTAGATGCTAACACATAGCGACACCGCTTGAATCGTTAGATTCTCAGTATATATAATGGAGATGTTGCCCAAATCTCCTGCTACCGCGGTACTTTCCGCTGCTATCGTATGGACCTTTGTTCGATACCTACAAATGTTACGAGTTGGTCGGAAGTATGCCGCACACCAGCACATGATCGTTTCTGAAGAGTATGTGCACACATGATCCTATTTTCTCTGATTTTTGGACTATACATATTCTCTCCCAGGACACTTTTATTGAGACTTTTTCTTCCCGGCGGAGTCAGCATTCCGGGGGTGGTTTACGGTGGCGATCACGCTTTTCGAGCCAAGTATAGCGGTATGTATCAATTTCGATTCTCGATAATGCCCATGTTTAGTTCCTCCAGAATTTTCGCGTGCGGGAAAAGATGCGTATATGCAAGTAGCAATGACCAACCTGCGGCCAAATGTATATATCGCCGATCCTCAAGCGATCAAGGTACAGTCCTCGCCGTGTATTTGATAGTACCAAGCAGCCATGGTCATTAAATCGCCCTTAGGTTATTGCCACACAAAAGCAGCGGTACGTCAAAGATGTAGAATACCTTGACCAATTTATCGGGCACTACGGGCAAAGCCTGGCGATGGTTGAAGGCGAAGTATGGAAGAGGCAGCGTAAGGAGACCCAGCGCGCCTTTAATGAGGTATGGGTTGCCGTTTGTCATAACGTGAAGGACACTACAGTTTGAACTTCGCGTGCCAGAAAAATATTCGTTTGGTTTGGTCAGAGACCGAAGACATCATGCGGAGTTTGTTCAAAATATGGGACAATCAAGGCCATAAAGAAGTTCGCGTAGAAAACGCAACCGACGTGACCGAGACTGTGAGTGTTCCATTTAAACGGCCATCAGCTCCCAAGATCGCGTGGCTTATTGTTGTCCGGGCAGCTTGCTCTGCTTGTAATTTCAATGGCAGGATTTGGACGCCGTACCAATTGGGATCCCAAGGAGGATAAGGTCCCCGAGGGGCGCCAGATGTCTTTCTCAAATGCGCTGCGGACTGTTTCCAAGAACCTTATTTTCAGGTATGATAGTAATTCGACCTGTGGATATTAATAAACCGTCAGAACAACCAAAGAGCGCTGATTCCGACATGGGCAAATAATCTAACCAAGAAAACCAGGGATGTTACAACCGCATTCTCCGAGTTTGGAGCATATCTCACCAACATGGTTGGATTGGGTCGCAAGAGTTCCGAAATCACCAGTGAACAGCTACAAGATGGACACCAAACACAATTGGCACCCGATAGCCTTTTCAACATTCTCCTCTCAGCGAATGATGAAAACATGGAGGATGAAAAAAAAGGATTGGATGATAGAGAAGTTGCTGGTGAACTTCACAGCTAATAGCTTGTGTTATATAGATAAGCACTAAAATGTATCATATTAGGAAACATCTTTCTGTTCCTGTTTGCAGGGCACGAGACGACCGCGCATACACTCTCTTTCTGCCTTGGGCTATTGGCTCTATATCCAGAGACTCAACAGGAGGTGTATGTGCAGATCGAACAGTTCATGAAGTTACATGGAAGGCTTGTAAGTACGAAAAGACTGCCATACCTAGTAGTATGTTTCATGTCCGGGAACAGGATTACTCGAAACTAAATGATATCAACCTTGTAGAATGTGTATTCTGGGAAAGTTTGCGCATGTATCCCGTAGTGAGTATCTTGGTTGCGCTCGTAGAACAAAGTTGCTTACATGATTTTCAAGGTGACTCACATCGCCAAGGTTGCTACAAAGGACTCGGTAGTAAGTGTTGCACGCAACGGCTCTAGTACAAACGAAGATATACGCGAAGACTTCTTTATTCCCGAGGGCGCAAACGTTTGGCTGTCTATTACCGCAGTTCACTACAACCGTAAGTTTCTTTCATAAGGTAGATATCCTTACTAACAATAAATATCATTGTTGGATGATAGCCACTTACTGGCCCGAGCCCGAAAAATTTCGACCCAAAAGGTTCCTGGAGCCTTACAACAAGGATGCGTTCCTTGCGTTTTCTACTGGGCCTCGCTCGTGCATTGGACGAAGGTAGGCAATGTCTCAGTTTTTAATGATACTTGTAATCATTCAACAAAAATACTGCCCCTCTACAGGTTTGCCGAAATCGAAGGGATCGTTGCGCTCGCCATGCTGATTGAGCGCTATGAGATTAAAATCGACGAAGAGGAATTTCTTTCCGTTCCGGGAGAAAGTGCACTCGTGAGTTCCCCGTTACGCGTTCAGATTTTGTCGTCTGACGGTGCTTTTATTTGCCAAGGAACGAGAGGCACGTCTATTGGAGCCAATGCAAGAAGCCACTATTGCACCAATCAGGGTTCCTCTGGTCTTTAAGCGCCGTTATTGATTCTCttcatgtatatatacatgtgTCGATAAACGTGGTTTCAATATACCTAGAGCGTCATGTGAGGTTCCTCCCTGGGAATTATGACTGGATTAATTATTATTAACCACAGCAAGGGTAGATACTATCACTTAGGATGATTAAAAGCAAATTTACGCGCATATACCGTGCTTTGAAGCACTCCTAGGCGCACTCTGCGTGTTCAGTACTTTCGACATACTTCTTTCAGAACACCATAGGCTAGTGGGATATATTAACGCACCAGCACCTTACCGAAGCCAACCATtcatacagcagggaaattcaGAGGGAATTTTCGACTTTGAAGCTCCTTAGATTTGCTTTGTTCGCATTGTTGTAAAACATGTTAATTATTGATAAACTCGTCCTAAGCGCTTAAGCTTCTTTTAGTGCC comes from Rhizoctonia solani chromosome 4, complete sequence and encodes:
- a CDS encoding salicylate hydroxylase — its product is MSPRIAIIGAGPGGLALACILRKGSIIPSVFERDPSSNYRSQGGTLDLDVHSGQQALHDAGLWDQFLKYARYDAQIMKFLTKNGDIIHQIGPDTGEDTRPEIDRTALRNIFLDSFGTENINWGHELVSVEKNQDSRYDLYFKNSKLKSGFDLVVGADGAHSRVRPRITSVAPFYSGVSIIEFDISDPKGYRYDAMNDLVGNGSAFAFGDQKCLQAQRLGDGTLRIYVGFAMEEVDPDWLKNNFDLENPALTKSKAVPYFKDWKPVIQDFLILADENHTEFRPLYMHPVEETWEHFPGLTLVGDAAHLMTPYAGEGVNIAMRDSLELAKKIIEGVNSGDLDRALREYEADMFERALDSKGRTNKNKKGFFAKDFPKSMESIGPKHE
- a CDS encoding cytochrome P450 family protein — protein: MEMLPKSPATAVLSAAIVWTFVRYLQMLRVGRKYAAHQHMIVSEETLLLRLFLPGGVSIPGVVYGGDHAFRAKYSEFSRAGKDAYMQVAMTNLRPNVYIADPQAIKVIATQKQRYVKDVEYLDQFIGHYGQSLAMVEGEVWKRQRKETQRAFNEKNIRLVWSETEDIMRSLFKIWDNQGHKEVRVENATDVTETLALLVISMAGFGRRTNWDPKEDKVPEGRQMSFSNALRTVSKNLIFRDVTTAFSEFGAYLTNMVGLGRKSSEITSEQLQDGHQTQLAPDSLFNILLSANDENMEDEKKGLDDREVAGNIFLFLFAGHETTAHTLSFCLGLLALYPETQQEVYVQIEQFMKLHGRLDYSKLNDINLVECVFWESLRMYPVVTHIAKVATKDSVVSVARNGSSTNEDIREDFFIPEGANVWLSITAVHYNPTYWPEPEKFRPKRFLEPYNKDAFLAFSTGPRSCIGRRFAEIEGIVALAMLIERYEIKIDEEEFLSVPGESALEREARLLEPMQEATIAPIRVPLVFKRRY